In the Rhodopirellula bahusiensis genome, AGGGAGCAATGTCGTCTACGCTCAGGTTGAGTTCAAAGACGCCGGGATCATCCTGAAGGTGACACCTCGGATCAGCAACGACAACACAATCGAGTTGAAAGTTCAGCCCGAATACAGCGTCCAGGTTGGCGAGATCGAAAACAATCCGGTGATCGACAGCCGGACCGCAGAGACCACCGTCCGGGTTGCAAACGGTCACATGTTCACGTTGGGTGGTTTGCGACAAAAGCGAATCATTGAAGACGTCAGCGGCGTGCCTTACCTGCGAGATCTGAAATACATTGGCAAACTGTTTCGCAACCACAGCACCCAGGTGCGTGAGAGCGAACTGATCGTGTTTCTGAAGCCAGAGATCATTTCGCCTTACGACCATGGGAACCAACGATCTCGACAAGCCCAGTGTGTCGCGACGCGCCAGTTGGACTCGATCCCGTACGCGTCGGTATGCCCGCAGACACCCTACTGTCATGATCTGAATTGTCCCAACCACCATCCGCGACCTCGTCTCAACGGTGGGACCTACGATCTTCAAATGTTGGGTGGTGAAGGCATGGCACCCATGGAGCTGTCCTATCCCGGATTGATCGATCCCGGACCAGTCGTCACAGGACAACTGACGCCAACGTATGAACCAGAAGAGGTGATCTCGGATTCCTTTCTGTTCGATTCCGATGCGGTGATGTTGGAGTCCCCGACTCCGAGTGGTTCGACGGATTCGTTGCCAGTTCCGATGCTGAATCATGGATCGCAGATGATGCAGGGGCGACTATCCAGCCCGAGACCTTCCGGTTCGACGGTTGCTCCGACGAGTCTTCGGAACCAAGCGAGGTTTCAACGAGACTCGATGATCGTGGCACCGGCTTCATCCAGGATGACACCCGTGAAAGTGGAGTCGTTTCGATCGCTGATCAACGAGCCACTGCGTGCAGATGTGCCCAACGAAAGTGCGAAAGATGAATTCGCAGGCTATCCAACGGTCCATGTTCGTCCGATGGAGCAACCGTGATGGCCGAGCAACGTTTTGCAAGTGAGACGGAGTCTTCGCATCAGGTGGTCAACAAGAAAACCATGTCGCGACTTGCTGGCAAGTCCAGATCGCCTCGTTTGAAGTGGGCGGCGTTGTTGGTGCTGTTGTTCGCGAAGGTCGTCGTGTTGCCAGGTTGTGGCGTGGACCCCGAGTCGATCAACACCATTCGGCGAGTCGCGTTGCAGGACAGGAACACTCAGTCGGACCTTGGAATCGGTGGTGGCGAATCAACTTTAGGCTCAGTCGCATCCCCGAGAGCCTTTGAGCCACCTTTTCCGGATCGCAAAGACCCGTTTCACATCAACCAGTCTGCTCCGTCCATCGTCGCGCGTCCGACCAAGGCTTCCGAATACTTGGTGCTCGGATTCGCGGACGTGGGAAAGACACGGGCGATCATCCGGTTCGGCGAGGAGACCCAGTTCGTCTCCAAAGGGGACACGATTGGCGACGCCGAGGTCTTGGAGGTCATCCCACCACGTGTTCGTTTGAAAAACGGAAGCTTCATCTGGGAAGCCAGCATGTTCCAATCGCCATAAGCTTTCGCATCAAGGCATCGTCGACAGTTCCATCGCGGCCCGTATGAACCAAATCATGCGGGCCGTTTTTTCGTATCTATTTGGCGTTGCATCATGAATTCCTCGGGAGGAATTGGGCTGTGGAGGCCAGAGCGGTTTCTTCAGTTCTGGCCATCTGATAGGCTTGCGTTTTGCAAACCTTTTCAGCGCGAACCGGCCAAGCAATCTTGGGGCTGCTCGCATCACCCCGACGGAAATGAAATATCTGGTGCCCTGGAGGCAGTTCGTTTCTCCGCCCGCTATTCTCCGCTTTTTTCGCGGTCATCGGGTGGATCTTCCTGATTCAGGCCTCGCCTGTCGCCGGTCAAGAACCGTCGGATGGTTTTGAAGCGATCGCGACGGTTGCCTTTCCGCCAGAGATTCTCGAAGAGCCGATCGTTTCTCGCGAAGGCTATTTTCAGCTGACTTGGGCGTTGGAGGGAGTCCCGGATTTCGAAGGGACATTTCGCGTCTCAGAATTGAGCGATCGCGAAACGGAATCCGTTGGCGACGGCTTATCGGATGGTCAGCAGGCGTTGCAGTCAACGTCGCAAGACTTCGAGTCCACTTCTCCGCAGCGCGTCGTTTATGAAGGCGCACTTCCGATTGCATTTGTATCGGGACTTCCGGACGGAACCTATCGCTACCGCGTTGAAGCGTTGGATGCAAATGGAGTCTTGATCGCAAGTTCAGACGTTCCCGCGACGGTACAAGTTTCGCATTGGCCGGTGTGGCAAGCGATGGTGCTGTTGGTGATTGGTGCGATTGTGTTTTTGGCCGTCATCTTTGTGATCGTTCGAGGCACGTGGATGCACCGTCCCGCAAGCTCGCTCACCTCTTCATCTCCCAGGGATCCGGCACTCGAGGAACCATCGGAAGGAAGCCGATCATGAACCATGTGTTGTTGGCAGAATCCGGGTCCATCCTCAGTGCTCAATCCGGATACATCCTGCTGGCCATCTTTGGCGTCCTATGGATTGCCCTGGGATGGTGGTGGGGCCGTCAAGCGAAGTCGTACGACGGATTCGCGGTGGCGGGACGAAACGTCGGGCTCGCCATGGGCACCGCGACGGCTGTGGCGACTTGGATCACATCCAACACAACCATGTTGGCGCCCCAGTACGCACTGCAACTTGGGATTTGGGGAGCACTGGCATACTCCACGGCCAGCTTCGGGCTGTTTGCGTTCGCTCCCATGAGCGGCCGCATTCGGCAGTTGATGCCGAAGGGGTACACCGCGGTCGAATTCATGCGTCGTCGCTATGGTTGGTTGGGAACGATTCCGTTTTTGATTATCTCGTTGTTCTATGCGGTGACGTGGCTGGTCTCGATGTCGATGGCGGGCGGCAAGCTGCTGAATGTGTTGTCGGGTATCCCCTACGAGCACGGGATGACGGTGGTTGTTCTGGTCTGTGTGGCCTACACGTTGTTCGGCGGAATGTATGCGGTCATCGGGACGGATTTCATTCAAAGCCTGATCATTTTGGTGGGGCTTGTCGTCGTCGCGATTGCAGTTCTGACTCAGGTTGAAATTCGCGAGGTTCACGAGAGGCTCAACGAAGAGCGACCGATGTTGCTTTCTGCGTTTTTCCCCGCCGCTTTGATGGCGCTCTTCAACAACATGCTGTTTGGTTTTGGTGAGATCTTCCACAGCAATGTGTGGTGGAGCCGCGCGTTTGCGTTGCGGGAGGGTGTCGGGCCGAAGGCTTACGCACTGGGCGGTGTGCTGTGGTTGCCCGTCCCGATCGTGGCGGGCTTCTTGGGGCTTGCCGCTCCGGCGCTGGGCATCGGAATCAGTGAACCCGACACGGCGGGCCCGTTGGTGGCCGCCACGCTGCTGGGAACCGGCGGCGCGTTGTTGGTTTTTGTGGTCGTTTTCTGTTCGCTTGCTTCCAGCATTGATAGTTTGCTGGCGGCGACATCGGACTTGATCGTCAACGACATCGCCGAACCGATTCAGGTTCGAGTGACCAAGCGGCACGTAAGTGACCCGTCCAAGCGAAAATTATCTGCGATTGCAATCGTCGGTTTGGGAGCACTGGCTTGGATCGCGGCGCTTCCGAATGTGGGCTCGTTGGCGACGGTCCTTTTCTTTGCTGGTCCCATGGTTGGCAGCTGCATTTGGCCGATTTTGTGCGGTTTGTACTTTCGCCGGGCCAGCCCCATCGCGGCGTGTGCGTCGATGGTTCTGGGCAGCGCGATCGGATTGGTGGCCTATTTCCAAATTGGTTGGTTCACGGCATCTTTGATCGGTGCGGCAGTTTCGGGCGTGACGTTTGCCGTCTGCTGTCAGATTTGGCCGGACGACTTTGAATTCGCAACTTTGGCGGACGACTGAACCCATGTTTTCGGTTTTCTTCTTACAATTTCTTGTGATTGGCAGTCTGGTGCTTTGTGTCATCGGCGTAGCGGTGCTGATCGGATTTTTATGGATCGACTTGCGCGACAAGCAAATCTGGTAGTCCAATGAATTCACTTTCCAATCAACAAGTTTCCGAAGCTTTGAGCTCGTCGGCGGCCAACTCCAAAGGTAAGAAGTTGTCGTCGTTGTCGTTGCTGGATGCATTCGATGGCAACATCGACCGTGAAACGCTGAAGGCTCTCGCCGGGCAGTCAATTCTCAATCCACGTCAGTTTGATCGACGTACCATTTTGGCGATTGCGCAGTTGGCGGCGCTGCTTGAGTCTCGCAACGTCGAAATGGACAAGCCGCTGGATGGGAAGATCGCCATCACGGCTTTCTTCGAACCCAGCACCCGAACTCGGTTGTCGTTTGAAAGTGCCGTGCAGCGACTGGATGGAAAAGTCCTCTCGGTGCCTGATGGGCAGGTCACCGGCATCGCCAAAGGTGAATCGCTGGCCGACATCGGCGAGATGTTCAATACCTACGGCGACGTCGTCATCATGCGGCACCCCGACACAGACAGCATGGACGAGATTCAGAAAAATCTGCAACGTCCACTGATTAACGCCGGCAATGGATCGGGACATCACCCAACCCAAGCCTTGATTGACTGGTACGCACTGCTGAAGTGGCGTCCCGAGTTGCACTCGGATCAGTGCCCGCCCGAAAAACGTGTTCACCTCGGCATCATCGGAACCCCTGGATCGATGCGGGCGGTGAAGAGCTTCCTGCGTTTGTCGCTGATGTTCACGGGCGCTGTCAGCAAGATCACTTTGGTTAGTGAGATGGCGGACCCGGTTGGTTTGGATTTGACCGAACCGATCGAACAGTCGCCGATTCCGATCGAGATCACGAACGATGTTCAGGAAGTCCTTCCGCAACTGGATGTGGTTTATGTGAACTCGATCGCGTTTTTGGGCGACAGTTATCGCAACCTGGACTCTCGTTACAGTCTCGATGTGAGCAGCCCGTTCAAAGATGGTGCCGTTGTCCTGCACCCGCTCGCTCGCAATGCTGAATTGAGCGAAGACTTGGACGAAACCGAACACAATCTCTACTTCGCCCAGGCGGCTGGCGCGGTATTTGTTCGGCAAGCTCTCTTGGCGGCCGTTTTGGATCGAACCGACCGAATCAGCGGCATTTAGATCGCGGCGTTCGATCCTTTCTTTCAATCCATCTCTACGAAACACCAACACCATTTATGTGTGGCATCACCGGATTTTGGAATCCATCTCGCACCAACGAACGCGAATTGCGTTTCTCGCTCGACCGCATGCTCGACGTTTTGGACCACCGAGGTCCTGACGAGCGTGGCAGTCGTTTCTTTCAGGAACGCGGGTTGGCGATGGGACACACTCGGTTGTCGATCATTGGATTGGCGTGCGGGCACCAACCGATCGAAACCGACGATGGTGACTACGCGGTCACGGTCAACGGCGAGTTGTATGACTACAAACGCATTCGCACGGCGCTTGCCTGCGAAGACTACAAATGCGATGGAAAGAGTGACAGTGCGATCACGCTGCCGTTGTACCTGAAGCATGATCTCGCGATGGTCGACCACCTTCGTGGTGAGTTTGCCGTTGTACTTTACGACGACCGCAAAGAACGCCTGATCCTGATTCGCGACCGCTTTGGAGTGAAGCCGCTTTATTATGCGGTCAAAGACAACGGAATCGTTTGGGGATCCGAAGTCAAATCCATTCTGCAGCACCCTGACATCGAACCGCGGTTGTGCCCGAAGGCTGCTGTTCACCAAATGATGCAAGTGATGGTGCCGGGATCGACCGCGTTCGAAGGCGTCGACGCTTTGTTGCCCGGCCACATGTTGGTGGTTCAGCGCAACGGTGATTCGTTGGAAGTTCAAACCAAACGCTGGTGGGATTTCGAATTTCCCGAATCGCACGATGAGAACGCAGATCCGGAACCGTTCGTCCAAGGTGTCCAAGATCGCTTGATCGATGCCGTTGCAGCACGTTTGGAGGCTGACGTTTCGGTCGGATGTTATCTGTCCGGCGGGATCGACAGTTGCTCGATCATCGGGCTGGCCACGACGCTGCAACAGTCGCCTGTCAAAGCGTTCACGATCGCTTTCGATAGCGACGAATATGATGAATCAAACATCGCGAAACGGATGGCGGAACGAACGGGGGCCGAGCAAGAGCTGCTGCGGCTCACTGAGAAAGAGCTTTACGGGCCCGCGTTCGAACGAGCGACTTGGCACGCCGAGCGGACTTTTTACAACACGTTGGCGGTTGCCAAATGGCACATGAGTCGCCGTGTTCGGGCTTGTAATTATAAAGCCGTGATCACCGGCGAAGGCAGCGACGAGCTGTTCGGCGGCTACCCGTTCTTCAAGCGGGATTGGCTGGGCCGTGACGACGAAGGCGGCATCTTTGCGGGCGCGATTCTGGCCGAAGAAGACTTGCAGCACAGTGCCTGGCAAGACTTGTGTGGGTTCACCCCGTCGTGGATTCAGCCCTGGATGTTAGTGCTGAAGCGATTCGAGCCGATCTTGTCTTCATCGCTGACGGATTTGTTGCGGGAATATGATCCGGTCGGCGAAGTCGCCAACGCGATCGACCCGGCTCAAGTTCGCGGTCGTCATCGTTTGGACGTGTCGCAGTACACGTGGAGCAAAACGATGCTGGAGGGTCAGATCCTGACTTGGGGCGGTGACCGAATGGACATGGCGAACAGCATGGAAGCCCGCCCGGCATTCCTGGATCATCATGTTGCTGAGTACGCGACGACGATTCCGCCGAACATCCGAATTCGCAATGGCGTCGAAAAATGGGTGCTTCGCGAAGCAATGGTCAACGTCTTGCCACGCGAATTGTACGAACGCAAAAAGTTCGCTTTCATGGCACCGCCCGCCCACACCGACCCCGTCAAACGTGCCGCGGTTCAGGAAATGATCGACCATTGGCTGACGCCGTCGCGTGTCGATTCGGTTGGGTTCTTCCAGCACGACAAGTTGATGCAGTTCATCGATGACGCTTGGAAAGAAACAGATGGGACGATCGCTCGTCGAAACGACATCGTCATGAACCACGTGTTGCAACTGCACATGCTGCACGGTCAGTACGTCGAAGGTCTGCCGTTGCCGGCAGTGGATTGATTGCCATGCAAGTGAATTTGGAACGGATCAAAGCCGATATTCTGGAACTATCGCAGATCGGTCGGAACTCCGATGACCATGGCATTTACCGGATGGCGTTCACGGACGCTGACATCGAAGGGAAACGCTGGCTGATCGACCGAATTGAAGCGACTGGCTTGCCAACTTCGATCGATGGTGCGGCGAATATCTCAGCGACTCTTTCCGGCAAGACCGATCTGCCGCGCGTGTTGGTCGGATCGCACATCGACACCGTGCCCTGTGCCGGCGCACTGGATGGAACGCTGGGCGTGGTGGCTGGACTGGAATGCCTCCGCTGCTTGAAGGAATCCGGGGCCCAGCTTGATCGGACAATCGAGTTGGTTGCCTTCAGCGATGAAGAAGGCCGGTTTGGCGGGATGTTTGGATCACAATCCGTTTGTGGCCAAATCAACCCGGAAATGATCGCAACGATGACGGACATGAACGGCGTTCCTTTGCAGGACGAAATGTCACGGCATGGTTACGACCCAGTCGCAGCTTTGGACGCCGCGAGAGACCCCGAGAGTCTGCATTGCTACTTGGAAATGCACATCGAGCAGGGGCCGGTGCTGGATCGATTGCACAAATCTGTCGGGGTCGTCGACCAAATCACAGGTTTGTTCACTTGGTCGGTGCGACTCAAAGGTGAGGCCAATCACGCGGGCACGACGCCGATGGACATGCGACACGACGCCTTCATGGGACTAGCGGACTTTGCTCATGAAGTCCCGCGGATTTTGGAGGAGAACGGCAGTGACCGAAGTCGTGCAACGATCGGCAAGGCTCAGATCCTTCCCGGGGCGACCAACACGGTGCCGGGCTTGGTGGAGTTTGCCTTGGATGTTCGCGACACGTCGATGGACGTGTTGGAAGATCTGGCGGACGCCTTTCGAAAAGCTCTATCGGCGATCGCACGCCGCCGCAGTTTGATGTTCGAGTTCGAGCAGAAAAGTTTGATCAGCCCGGTGCAGTGCGGCGGTCAGATCGTGAAAACGATTCAGCAGCAAACCGAAAAATTGCAGCTCGAATACGAAATCATGCCCAGTGGGGCTGCCCACGACGCCCAAATCATGGGAAGAATGATCCCGGTAGGTATGATCTTTGTCCCCAGCAAGTCCGGACAAAGTCACTCGCCCGCGGAATGGACCGCGTGGCAGGACATCGAGGCGGGAGCCAACGTCTTGCTCCATTCACTCGCCGAATTGTCCGGCAAACCAGATTGACCGCTTTGAAAGCCCTCCATGAATGAATTCGCACCGCACGACGAGCACCCAGATCCCCTTCGCGAAATTTATCACGAGTCGTTCGTCGACAATCCCGCTCACGGCGAATTCCTGGTCGGCCGGCACACGGCGCTACTGTGCATTGATTTGCAGTATCTCGATGCGGCACCGGGCTGCGGTGTTTTTGCCGAAGGGAACAACCACGGCGTGTCTCCCGAAGGCCAGAAGTACTACTTCGATCGGTTGAGTGACACGGTGCTGCCCAACGTGCGGCGTTTGCAGGAAGCGTTTCGCCGCCGCAATTTGGAAGTCATCCACACTCGCATTCAGTCGCTCACGCAGGACGGACGCGATCGCGGGAAAGGGCACAAGCGGCTGGACCTGCTTGCGGCACCCGGTTCACGCGAGGCGGAGTTCTTGGTGGAGGTGGCTCCTCAACCAGATCGAGATGAAATCATTATCAATAAGACCGCCAGCGGCGTGTTCAGTTCGACGAACCTGCACTACGTGCTCAAGAACATGGGCATCGAATCTTTGTTCGTGGTCGGCGTTTACACCAACGAATGCGTCGAGACCACGGTTCGCGACGCTTGTGATTTGGGGTACCTGGTGACCGTCGTGGAGGACTGCTGTGCGACCGTGACGCCGGAATTGCACAACGCCACACTGGCAACGCTCCGCGACCGCTACGCCCGAGTCATGACGATCGGCGAAGTCATCCAAACCGTCGTGAACCTGATCCCAGCCAAAACCGACGCCTGATTATCGCGATGCACTCCGTCGTCACGTGACACGCGACTAAGCTAAGCTGGTAGCAAGCCGATCTGGATCCGGTAGCTTAGTGTTTGCGAGTTCGTTGGATCCAATCGGTGCTGGGGATAGAACTACGCGGTAGGAACTGAGATTTTGAATTACAAACGCGGCATAGTGTTCGTGGTGATCGTCGCGGTCGTCGGCTGGTTTGGGTACAGCATGATGCAAACGAAACGCGACGATGATCGGTTTCGTGATTTGGTGAAGAGCCAGCAACAGCGAAAGAGCAGCGAGGCGGAGTCGTCGGCTTTGCTGGAGGCAACCAAAGTCACCGCCCCGCCTAGCGACATGTTGGTGAACTTGATTCCCGGGAACGTCTGGTTCGTTGGGAAATACGAAGATGGCGGCGGTGTCGAGATTCCATTCCGCCCCGGCGAGTCTCCGCAGAAAACGGACGACATAACTCCCCACCACGAAAACCCCGGATTCGTCGGCCCCGAGCAGTGTCAGGAATGCCATCGCGAGAAGTATCAGTCGTTTCTCGCAACGGGGCACTACAAGACATGTCGCCCAGTCAACGAGCTAACAATCGACGGAATCTTTGATTCCGGCGGCAATCGCTTTCAAACTTCCGATCCCAATGTGTCTTTCGAGATGATTCAGCAAGGGGATGAGTTTCTACAGCGAGCCCACTTCTTCGACTGGAGCTTTGACGTCCCGATGGAGATCATCATGGGGTCGTCCAAAATGGCTCAGACCTATCTGTATTGGCACAGGGACGGGCTCTACCAACACAACGTGACGCACATCACCGATGGCGATCAATGGATCAATAGCCCTGGTTACATTGACGGGGATGCCGCCTATGCCCGGCCGATCCCGCAGCGTTGCCTCGATTGCCACATGACGTACTTTGATTTTCGTGGCGAGAAGAATCACTACACGCCAGGTTCTTTGATCATGGGTGTGACCTGCGAACGGTGTCATGGGCCGGCAAAGGATCATGTGGATTTCCACCGGGATAATCGGGACGCTCTTGAAGCCGTCGGGATCACCAATCCGGCTGAATTAGAGCGTCAGCTTCAAATGGACATTTGTGGGCAGTGTCATGGTGGCTCGCGGGAACTGAAGGGCGACGCGCTTAGTTTCCGTCCGGGCGATCCGTTGGAGGAGCATTACTATCCTCCTGATGAAGAAGCCGATGCGAAGAACAGCGTGCACACCAGCAATCAGTTGAATCGATTGTCTCAAAGTGAGTGCTTCCGGCAATCTCAGATGACCTGCATCGATTGCCATGACCCTCAC is a window encoding:
- a CDS encoding sodium:solute symporter family protein produces the protein MNHVLLAESGSILSAQSGYILLAIFGVLWIALGWWWGRQAKSYDGFAVAGRNVGLAMGTATAVATWITSNTTMLAPQYALQLGIWGALAYSTASFGLFAFAPMSGRIRQLMPKGYTAVEFMRRRYGWLGTIPFLIISLFYAVTWLVSMSMAGGKLLNVLSGIPYEHGMTVVVLVCVAYTLFGGMYAVIGTDFIQSLIILVGLVVVAIAVLTQVEIREVHERLNEERPMLLSAFFPAALMALFNNMLFGFGEIFHSNVWWSRAFALREGVGPKAYALGGVLWLPVPIVAGFLGLAAPALGIGISEPDTAGPLVAATLLGTGGALLVFVVVFCSLASSIDSLLAATSDLIVNDIAEPIQVRVTKRHVSDPSKRKLSAIAIVGLGALAWIAALPNVGSLATVLFFAGPMVGSCIWPILCGLYFRRASPIAACASMVLGSAIGLVAYFQIGWFTASLIGAAVSGVTFAVCCQIWPDDFEFATLADD
- a CDS encoding aspartate/ornithine carbamoyltransferase family protein is translated as MNSLSNQQVSEALSSSAANSKGKKLSSLSLLDAFDGNIDRETLKALAGQSILNPRQFDRRTILAIAQLAALLESRNVEMDKPLDGKIAITAFFEPSTRTRLSFESAVQRLDGKVLSVPDGQVTGIAKGESLADIGEMFNTYGDVVIMRHPDTDSMDEIQKNLQRPLINAGNGSGHHPTQALIDWYALLKWRPELHSDQCPPEKRVHLGIIGTPGSMRAVKSFLRLSLMFTGAVSKITLVSEMADPVGLDLTEPIEQSPIPIEITNDVQEVLPQLDVVYVNSIAFLGDSYRNLDSRYSLDVSSPFKDGAVVLHPLARNAELSEDLDETEHNLYFAQAAGAVFVRQALLAAVLDRTDRISGI
- the asnB gene encoding asparagine synthase (glutamine-hydrolyzing) → MCGITGFWNPSRTNERELRFSLDRMLDVLDHRGPDERGSRFFQERGLAMGHTRLSIIGLACGHQPIETDDGDYAVTVNGELYDYKRIRTALACEDYKCDGKSDSAITLPLYLKHDLAMVDHLRGEFAVVLYDDRKERLILIRDRFGVKPLYYAVKDNGIVWGSEVKSILQHPDIEPRLCPKAAVHQMMQVMVPGSTAFEGVDALLPGHMLVVQRNGDSLEVQTKRWWDFEFPESHDENADPEPFVQGVQDRLIDAVAARLEADVSVGCYLSGGIDSCSIIGLATTLQQSPVKAFTIAFDSDEYDESNIAKRMAERTGAEQELLRLTEKELYGPAFERATWHAERTFYNTLAVAKWHMSRRVRACNYKAVITGEGSDELFGGYPFFKRDWLGRDDEGGIFAGAILAEEDLQHSAWQDLCGFTPSWIQPWMLVLKRFEPILSSSLTDLLREYDPVGEVANAIDPAQVRGRHRLDVSQYTWSKTMLEGQILTWGGDRMDMANSMEARPAFLDHHVAEYATTIPPNIRIRNGVEKWVLREAMVNVLPRELYERKKFAFMAPPAHTDPVKRAAVQEMIDHWLTPSRVDSVGFFQHDKLMQFIDDAWKETDGTIARRNDIVMNHVLQLHMLHGQYVEGLPLPAVD
- a CDS encoding Zn-dependent hydrolase; its protein translation is MQVNLERIKADILELSQIGRNSDDHGIYRMAFTDADIEGKRWLIDRIEATGLPTSIDGAANISATLSGKTDLPRVLVGSHIDTVPCAGALDGTLGVVAGLECLRCLKESGAQLDRTIELVAFSDEEGRFGGMFGSQSVCGQINPEMIATMTDMNGVPLQDEMSRHGYDPVAALDAARDPESLHCYLEMHIEQGPVLDRLHKSVGVVDQITGLFTWSVRLKGEANHAGTTPMDMRHDAFMGLADFAHEVPRILEENGSDRSRATIGKAQILPGATNTVPGLVEFALDVRDTSMDVLEDLADAFRKALSAIARRRSLMFEFEQKSLISPVQCGGQIVKTIQQQTEKLQLEYEIMPSGAAHDAQIMGRMIPVGMIFVPSKSGQSHSPAEWTAWQDIEAGANVLLHSLAELSGKPD
- a CDS encoding cysteine hydrolase family protein, with translation MNEFAPHDEHPDPLREIYHESFVDNPAHGEFLVGRHTALLCIDLQYLDAAPGCGVFAEGNNHGVSPEGQKYYFDRLSDTVLPNVRRLQEAFRRRNLEVIHTRIQSLTQDGRDRGKGHKRLDLLAAPGSREAEFLVEVAPQPDRDEIIINKTASGVFSSTNLHYVLKNMGIESLFVVGVYTNECVETTVRDACDLGYLVTVVEDCCATVTPELHNATLATLRDRYARVMTIGEVIQTVVNLIPAKTDA
- a CDS encoding multiheme c-type cytochrome; translation: MNYKRGIVFVVIVAVVGWFGYSMMQTKRDDDRFRDLVKSQQQRKSSEAESSALLEATKVTAPPSDMLVNLIPGNVWFVGKYEDGGGVEIPFRPGESPQKTDDITPHHENPGFVGPEQCQECHREKYQSFLATGHYKTCRPVNELTIDGIFDSGGNRFQTSDPNVSFEMIQQGDEFLQRAHFFDWSFDVPMEIIMGSSKMAQTYLYWHRDGLYQHNVTHITDGDQWINSPGYIDGDAAYARPIPQRCLDCHMTYFDFRGEKNHYTPGSLIMGVTCERCHGPAKDHVDFHRDNRDALEAVGITNPAELERQLQMDICGQCHGGSRELKGDALSFRPGDPLEEHYYPPDEEADAKNSVHTSNQLNRLSQSECFRQSQMTCIDCHDPHHNERGNEVLFSSRCMNCHESESDCGYYPHEGVNFAENCVDCHMPRRSTEKLRLESVQGDVFPPLRDHYIRVDQAATERFLNGSEDDD